The following DNA comes from Nitrogeniibacter aestuarii.
TGATTGACCACCACTGCCACCGACAGGCGCTTGATCAGACCCATGGCGCGGCGTGTGTGCGAGATGGTCTTGTCCAGCTCGTAATTGGTGGTGCTGGCGCTGTTCCGGGTCTGGAAGTTGTCGGTGGCTCCACCTGGCTGAGCCGTCGCCGGATTGGTGATCGGTGCCTGAGCGGGCACTGGCGGCTGATTGGTCAATGCTCCCGGTACGCCTTCGGGACCCGGATCGCGGGTGACGTTTTCGCTTTCCTGGCGCGAACGGATGGCGGTCTGGGTGGGGTCTGCGTTGGGCTTGTAGGTTTCGTTGGTCTGCTCGATCCGGTCGAAATCCACATCGGCCGTGACCTGAACGCGGAAATTGCCTTTGCCGACCAGTGGTTCGAGGATGTTTTCCACCCGTTGCACATAGGTGCTTTCGAGTTCCTGCACGTAGCTCAGTTGCGTGGGGTCGAGGCCGGCGGCGCGCAACGGGTCACTCTTGTTGGTGAGCAGCTTGCCGGTTTCGTCGATCACGCTCACGCCATCATTCGACATGTTCGGTACGCTGGAGGCCACCAGATGCACGATGCCGGCCACCTGGGCCGCGTCCAGATTGCGACCCGGATGCAGATTCACGAACACCGAAGCGGTCGGTTGCTTGGCGTCGCGCAGAAAGGCGGTGCGCTTGGGCATGGCCAGATGCACGCGGGCACCCGCAACTGCGGCAATCGACTGGATCGTGCGCGCCAGCTCGCCTTCCAGGCCGCGCTGGTAATTGATCTGTTCATGAAACTGGGAGACGCCCAGCTTCTGGTTCTCCATGAGCTCGAAGCCAACCATGCCGCCGCGCGGCAGGCCCTGTGCGGCCAGTTGCAGGCGCACATCGTGCACCCGGTCGGCCGGCACGCGGATGGTGTTGCCGCCGGGGCCGATGTCGTAGGGAATGTTCTGCGCCTGCAGTGCGGTGACAATGGCGCCGCCGTCTTTCTCCTCCAGATTGGAGAAGAGCACCGCATAGTCGGGGGTGCGGCTCCACAGCATCACGCCCACGGCCAGCGCGATGGCCGCGGCAAGCGCCGCCATCATGGCCAGCTTCTGGCGTGATGTCAGCGCGTTGAAGTTTGCAAGTGCTTGCTGAAGCGGCGAGGGCGCGGCTGCAACAGCGTCGTCTGCGGTGGCCATTGATGGGTCCTCGGGCATGTCGCTTTTTTCGATGGAGGCATTCTGGCGCCCTGATTGCAAAAGCTTAGTCGGGAAAAGCGGCAGTTTTTGCCGCCTATTTGCCGTCTGTTCACTTGCCCGGATTCCGTAGTCTTCGCACTGTGCCAAA
Coding sequences within:
- the fliF gene encoding flagellar basal-body MS-ring/collar protein FliF; amino-acid sequence: MATADDAVAAAPSPLQQALANFNALTSRQKLAMMAALAAAIALAVGVMLWSRTPDYAVLFSNLEEKDGGAIVTALQAQNIPYDIGPGGNTIRVPADRVHDVRLQLAAQGLPRGGMVGFELMENQKLGVSQFHEQINYQRGLEGELARTIQSIAAVAGARVHLAMPKRTAFLRDAKQPTASVFVNLHPGRNLDAAQVAGIVHLVASSVPNMSNDGVSVIDETGKLLTNKSDPLRAAGLDPTQLSYVQELESTYVQRVENILEPLVGKGNFRVQVTADVDFDRIEQTNETYKPNADPTQTAIRSRQESENVTRDPGPEGVPGALTNQPPVPAQAPITNPATAQPGGATDNFQTRNSASTTNYELDKTISHTRRAMGLIKRLSVAVVVNHKTQQDKDGKDIAVPPTDAEIQRINNLVREAVGFNADRGDSLNVAASEFAPEMFQVAPEIPVWKDPEMISIGKEALRYLIVLAVLAFVAFGVIKPLMKSVLPQRTDADDEDEDSAMATSTGEGEEGEDATTSLSAAARLANSYEAKLARARELAQSDPKLVANLIKEWMGVNEEARK